One genomic region from Dermacentor variabilis isolate Ectoservices chromosome 6, ASM5094787v1, whole genome shotgun sequence encodes:
- the LOC142584291 gene encoding uncharacterized protein LOC142584291 isoform X1 has protein sequence MSVDLKPGTSSVSSTRSEDWPSRRTSDTQSRTETTSGTTTSSASSVSSRKPSGTSPANPPSAPMFSGTTPKSQSLLVTDKSKTSDLKERFEPGSSAKTLPSTVRLSFVRTVRLGTTPTNTETVAASVTTEDDVGLNTSETDGSARNGRTRVAPWRRMSLPNGMRRKRCRSVKPERNRHLPGTVQFGHL, from the exons TCAAGCACACGCTCCGAAGATTGGCCCAGCCGTAGGACTTCCGACACTCAAAGTCGAACGGAAACGACGTCCGGCACCACGACCAGCAGCGCATCCTCCGTTTCGTCTCGCAAACCGTCCGGCACCTCGCCCGCAAATCCGCCCAGCGCTCCCATGTTTTCGGGCACCACGCCAAAGTCTCAGTCCTTGCTCGTCACGGACAAATCAAAGACCTCGGATTTGAAAGAGCGCTTCGAGCC GGGTTCAAGCGCGAAGACCCTCCCATCGACGGTGCGGCTCTCGTTCGTGCGTACCGTACGTCTAGGCACCACTCCGACTAATACCGAGACTGTGGCCGCGTCCGTGACCACAGAAGACGACGTCGGTCTGAACACCTCGGAGACGGACGGGAGTGCCCGAAATGGGAGGACTCGCGTGGCACCATGGCGCCGAATGTCACTGCCCAATGGGATGAGGAGGAAGCGGTGCAGAAGCGTGAAGCCCGAGCGGAATAGACATTTGCCAGGGACAGTTCAATTCGGCCACTTATAA
- the LOC142584291 gene encoding uncharacterized protein LOC142584291 isoform X2 yields the protein MSVDLKPGTSSVSSTRSEDWPSRRTSDTQSRTETTSGTTTSSASSVSSRKPSGTSPANPPSAPMFSGTTPKSQSLLVTDKSKTSDLKERFEPRGGEGALLPYCGCILAPLVSHILLLLILTATYPTPLHVYAETPRPTDISERTQKPNRVQARRPSHRRCGSRSCVPYV from the exons TCAAGCACACGCTCCGAAGATTGGCCCAGCCGTAGGACTTCCGACACTCAAAGTCGAACGGAAACGACGTCCGGCACCACGACCAGCAGCGCATCCTCCGTTTCGTCTCGCAAACCGTCCGGCACCTCGCCCGCAAATCCGCCCAGCGCTCCCATGTTTTCGGGCACCACGCCAAAGTCTCAGTCCTTGCTCGTCACGGACAAATCAAAGACCTCGGATTTGAAAGAGCGCTTCGAGCC aagAGGAGGGGAAGGCGCGCTGTTGCCATACTGCGGGTGCATCCTGGCCCCCCTGGTTTCGCACATCCTTCTCTTGCTCATACTGACGGCTACTT ATCCTACTCCACTTCACGTCT ACGCTGAAACTCCTCGACCTACTGACATTTCCGAGCGCACTCAGAAGCCGAATC GGGTTCAAGCGCGAAGACCCTCCCATCGACGGTGCGGCTCTCGTTCGTGCGTACCGTACGTCTAG
- the LOC142584291 gene encoding uncharacterized protein LOC142584291 isoform X4, giving the protein MSVDLKPGTSSVSSTRSEDWPSRRTSDTQSRTETTSGTTTSSASSVSSRKPSGTSPANPPSAPMFSGTTPKSQSLLVTDKSKTSDLKERFEPRGGEGALLPYCGCILAPLVSHILLLLILTATWVQARRPSHRRCGSRSCVPYV; this is encoded by the exons TCAAGCACACGCTCCGAAGATTGGCCCAGCCGTAGGACTTCCGACACTCAAAGTCGAACGGAAACGACGTCCGGCACCACGACCAGCAGCGCATCCTCCGTTTCGTCTCGCAAACCGTCCGGCACCTCGCCCGCAAATCCGCCCAGCGCTCCCATGTTTTCGGGCACCACGCCAAAGTCTCAGTCCTTGCTCGTCACGGACAAATCAAAGACCTCGGATTTGAAAGAGCGCTTCGAGCC aagAGGAGGGGAAGGCGCGCTGTTGCCATACTGCGGGTGCATCCTGGCCCCCCTGGTTTCGCACATCCTTCTCTTGCTCATACTGACGGCTACTT GGGTTCAAGCGCGAAGACCCTCCCATCGACGGTGCGGCTCTCGTTCGTGCGTACCGTACGTCTAG
- the LOC142584291 gene encoding uncharacterized protein LOC142584291 isoform X3: MSVDLKPGTSSVSSTRSEDWPSRRTSDTQSRTETTSGTTTSSASSVSSRKPSGTSPANPPSAPMFSGTTPKSQSLLVTDKSKTSDLKERFEPRGGEGALLPYCGCILAPLVSHILLLLILTATYAETPRPTDISERTQKPNRVQARRPSHRRCGSRSCVPYV, from the exons TCAAGCACACGCTCCGAAGATTGGCCCAGCCGTAGGACTTCCGACACTCAAAGTCGAACGGAAACGACGTCCGGCACCACGACCAGCAGCGCATCCTCCGTTTCGTCTCGCAAACCGTCCGGCACCTCGCCCGCAAATCCGCCCAGCGCTCCCATGTTTTCGGGCACCACGCCAAAGTCTCAGTCCTTGCTCGTCACGGACAAATCAAAGACCTCGGATTTGAAAGAGCGCTTCGAGCC aagAGGAGGGGAAGGCGCGCTGTTGCCATACTGCGGGTGCATCCTGGCCCCCCTGGTTTCGCACATCCTTCTCTTGCTCATACTGACGGCTACTT ACGCTGAAACTCCTCGACCTACTGACATTTCCGAGCGCACTCAGAAGCCGAATC GGGTTCAAGCGCGAAGACCCTCCCATCGACGGTGCGGCTCTCGTTCGTGCGTACCGTACGTCTAG